The window CCCCGTGAAGTACGAGATCGACAAGGAGTCGGGGGCGCTGTTCGTCGACCGCTTCCTGCACACCCCGATGCACTATCCCTGCGACTACGGCTTCATCCCGCATACCGAGGCCGACGACGGCGATCCGGTGGACGTCTGCATTCCCAACAAGGTTCCGGTCGCCGCCGGCGCGGTCGTGCGCGTCCGCCCCGTGGGCGTGCTCGTCATGGAGGACGAGGAAGGCCAGGACGAGAAGATCATCGCGGTGCCGCCGGCCAAGCTCTGCCCGGACTTCAAGCACGTGGAATCCCTCGACGATATCAAGGGCTTCACGCTCCAGCGCATCGCCCACTTCTTTGCGCACTACAAGGATCTCGAGGACAACAAGTGGGTGCGCGTCGACCGCTGGGGCGACCAGCACGAGGCGGCGCGGCTGATTCAACAGGCGCTCAACGGGGACGCCCAGAAGCTCGCCTCCTGACGCCGGCCCGGACGCCCCCCGACAACGCGGATTCACCCGCTCAGCGCGGGCGCGGGAACCCTCTCGCGCCCGTGCTTTTGGTTGCGTCCTCAAACGCTGTGCATTGGGCGCTCGCCGTCAGCGTGGCATGCTGATTCGCGGCGGACGCACAAAAAACGCACCACGTATCAGCGTCCGCGTGTGAGAACAAGCGCCGGTGTGCCGGGCAGGGGTGCGTATCCCGGCACGCACGGCGGCCAAGTGCGACGGGGGGCTTCCAATGTCGCTTGCCATGGTCTTCGTCGTGGTCTGCGGTCTTCTGGCCGTGGCCTACGGCGTCTGGGCGTCGATCTCCGTGCTTTCCGCGGATGCGGGCACGCAGCGCATGCGCGAGATCGCGGACGCGATCCAGGAGGGCGCACGCGCCTACCTGAACCGGCAGTACACCACGATCGGCGGTGTCGGCGTGGTGATCGCCATCCTCATCTGGCTGTTGCTCGGGTGGAAGGTGGCTGTCGGCTTTCTCATCGGCGCCATTCTCTCGGGCGCGGCCGGCTACATCGGCATGAACGTGGCCGTGCGCGCCAACGTGCGGACCGCCCACGCCTGCAGCACCAGCCTGGATGACGGGCTGCGCGTCGCCTTCAAGTCGGGCGCGGTCACCGGCATGCTGGTGGCGGGCCTGGCGCTGCTGGCAGCCGGTGGGTACTACGC is drawn from Limimonas halophila and contains these coding sequences:
- the ppa gene encoding inorganic diphosphatase, which translates into the protein MDLSKIPAGKNPPWDVNVVVEVPMGSDPVKYEIDKESGALFVDRFLHTPMHYPCDYGFIPHTEADDGDPVDVCIPNKVPVAAGAVVRVRPVGVLVMEDEEGQDEKIIAVPPAKLCPDFKHVESLDDIKGFTLQRIAHFFAHYKDLEDNKWVRVDRWGDQHEAARLIQQALNGDAQKLAS